A stretch of the Proteus sp. ZN5 genome encodes the following:
- a CDS encoding succinate dehydrogenase iron-sulfur subunit yields MKLEFSIYRYNPDVDNAPHMQDYTLEVPEGRDMMLLDALIQLKEKDPTLSFRRSCREGVCGSDGVNMNGKNGLACITPISSLQKGSKKIVIRPLPGLPVIRDLIVDMTQFYTQYEKIRPYLINNGKNPPARENLQSPEQREKLDGLYDCILCACCSTSCPSFWWNPDKFIGPAGLLAAYRFLIDSRDTETESRLDDLNDAFSVFRCHGIMNCVSVCPKGLNPTKAIGHIKSMLLKRSA; encoded by the coding sequence ATGAAACTTGAATTTTCGATTTATCGTTACAATCCCGACGTTGATAATGCGCCGCATATGCAAGATTACACCCTAGAAGTTCCTGAAGGGCGTGACATGATGCTGTTGGATGCATTAATTCAACTAAAGGAAAAAGATCCTACCTTATCGTTCCGTCGTTCTTGTCGTGAAGGTGTTTGCGGCTCTGATGGCGTGAACATGAATGGTAAAAATGGTTTGGCTTGTATCACACCTATTTCATCTTTACAGAAAGGAAGTAAGAAAATTGTGATCAGACCGTTACCCGGTTTACCAGTAATTCGTGATTTAATAGTGGATATGACTCAGTTCTATACACAGTATGAGAAAATTCGCCCGTATTTAATTAATAATGGCAAAAATCCTCCTGCTCGCGAGAACTTACAGTCACCAGAACAGCGTGAAAAGCTTGATGGGCTTTACGATTGTATCCTTTGTGCTTGTTGTTCAACCTCTTGCCCGTCATTCTGGTGGAATCCAGATAAGTTTATCGGGCCTGCTGGATTGTTAGCGGCTTACCGTTTCTTGATTGATAGTCGCGATACAGAAACTGAATCTCGTCTTGATGATCTTAACGATGCGTTCAGTGTGTTCCGTTGTCATGGCATCATGAACTGTGTCAGCGTATGTCCTAAAGGACTCAATCCAACAAAAGCGATTGGTCATATTAAGTCAATGTTGTTAAAACGTAGTGCATAA
- the sdhA gene encoding succinate dehydrogenase flavoprotein subunit, which translates to MNLPVREFDAVVIGAGGAGMRAALQISQMGLSCALISKVFPTRSHTVSAQGGITVALGNTHEDNWEWHMYDTVKGSDYIGDQDAIEYMCKTGPEAILELEHMGLPFSRLDDGRIYQRPFGGQSKNFGGEQAARTAAAADRTGHALLHTLYQQNLKNHTTIFSEWYSLDLVKNQDGDIVGCTAICIETGEVVYFKANATILATGGAGRIYQSTTNAHINTGDGVGMAVRAGVPLQDMEMWQFHPTGIAGAGVLVTEGCRGEGGYLLNKDGERFMERYAPNAKDLAGRDVVARSIMIEIREGRGCDGPWGPHAKLKLDHLGKEVLESRLPGILDLSRTFAHVDPVKEPIPVIPTCHYMMGGIPTKVTGQAIRVNEKGEDVVIPGLFAVGEIACVSVHGANRLGGNSLLDLVVFGRSAGVHLKESLMEQGTMRDASDSDVEAALTRLNRWENNRSGEDPVEIRKALQSCMQHNFSVFREGDAMAKGLEELKVIRERLQNARLDDNSSEFNTQRIECLELDNLMETAYATAVSANFRTESRGAHSRFDFPERDDANWLCHTLYQPQTETMTRREVNMQPKLREAFPPKVRTY; encoded by the coding sequence ATGAATCTGCCAGTAAGAGAGTTTGATGCTGTTGTTATTGGTGCGGGTGGTGCAGGTATGCGTGCCGCTTTACAGATTTCTCAAATGGGTCTGTCTTGTGCACTGATTTCTAAAGTTTTTCCTACTCGTTCTCATACTGTTTCCGCTCAAGGTGGTATTACTGTTGCATTGGGTAATACCCATGAGGATAACTGGGAATGGCATATGTACGATACGGTAAAAGGTTCCGACTATATTGGTGACCAAGACGCTATCGAATATATGTGTAAAACCGGCCCTGAAGCAATTTTAGAGCTGGAACATATGGGACTCCCGTTTTCTCGTCTAGATGATGGCCGTATTTATCAACGTCCATTTGGTGGTCAGTCAAAAAACTTTGGTGGTGAACAAGCTGCACGTACAGCTGCTGCCGCTGACCGTACTGGGCATGCATTGTTACATACCCTTTATCAGCAAAATTTAAAAAATCACACCACCATCTTTTCAGAGTGGTATTCACTCGATCTAGTGAAAAACCAAGATGGCGATATTGTTGGTTGTACTGCAATTTGCATTGAAACGGGTGAAGTCGTTTATTTCAAAGCCAACGCCACTATTTTAGCGACAGGCGGTGCTGGTCGTATTTACCAGTCAACCACAAATGCGCATATCAACACTGGTGATGGTGTAGGTATGGCGGTTCGCGCAGGTGTTCCTCTGCAAGATATGGAAATGTGGCAATTCCACCCAACTGGTATTGCGGGTGCTGGTGTGTTAGTGACTGAAGGTTGTCGTGGTGAAGGCGGATATCTGTTGAATAAAGACGGTGAACGCTTTATGGAACGTTATGCACCAAACGCCAAAGACCTTGCTGGCCGTGATGTGGTTGCACGTTCAATCATGATTGAAATTCGTGAAGGTCGTGGTTGTGATGGCCCTTGGGGTCCTCATGCGAAATTGAAACTAGACCATTTGGGTAAAGAAGTTCTTGAGTCTCGTTTACCAGGTATTCTTGATCTTTCCCGTACTTTCGCACACGTTGACCCAGTTAAAGAACCAATTCCTGTTATACCTACTTGTCACTATATGATGGGGGGGATTCCAACGAAAGTAACGGGTCAAGCTATTCGTGTGAACGAGAAGGGCGAAGACGTTGTTATTCCAGGATTGTTCGCAGTCGGTGAAATTGCTTGTGTATCTGTTCATGGTGCAAACCGCTTAGGTGGTAACTCACTGTTAGACCTCGTGGTATTTGGTCGTTCAGCAGGGGTTCACTTAAAAGAGTCACTAATGGAACAAGGTACTATGCGTGATGCGAGCGACTCTGATGTTGAAGCGGCATTAACGCGCTTAAATCGCTGGGAAAATAACCGTTCTGGTGAAGATCCAGTTGAGATCCGTAAAGCTCTGCAATCTTGTATGCAACATAACTTCTCGGTATTCCGTGAAGGGGATGCAATGGCAAAAGGCTTAGAAGAACTGAAAGTCATTCGTGAGCGCTTACAAAATGCACGACTGGATGATAATTCAAGTGAGTTTAATACACAGCGCATTGAGTGCTTAGAATTAGACAACCTGATGGAAACTGCTTATGCCACTGCGGTATCTGCAAACTTCCGTACAGAAAGCCGTGGAGCTCATAGCCGTTTCGATTTCCCAGAGCGTGATGATGCGAACTGGTTATGTCATACATTATATCAACCGCAAACCGAAACAATGACACGACGTGAAGTCAATATGCAGCCAAAACTGCGTGAAGCCTTCCCACCAAAAGTGCGTACATATTAA
- the sdhD gene encoding succinate dehydrogenase membrane anchor subunit, translating into MVSNSSTLGRTGIQDWLFLRASAIIIVLYVLYLVGFIATTEITYEVWRGFFSSSLTKVFTILTLLSILIHAWIGMWQVLTDYIKPLALRLTLQLIIVVALLVYLIYGTIVVWGV; encoded by the coding sequence ATGGTAAGTAATTCTTCTACTTTAGGCCGTACTGGCATACAGGATTGGTTATTCCTTCGTGCTTCAGCCATTATTATCGTTTTATATGTTCTTTATCTTGTGGGATTTATTGCTACAACAGAAATAACCTATGAGGTATGGCGCGGATTCTTTAGCTCATCCTTAACCAAAGTGTTCACCATCTTGACTCTGCTTTCTATTCTTATTCACGCGTGGATCGGAATGTGGCAAGTGTTAACGGACTATATTAAACCGCTGGCATTACGCCTGACTTTACAACTGATTATTGTTGTTGCGCTGTTGGTTTATCTTATTTATGGAACAATTGTGGTGTGGGGTGTGTAA